The following are encoded together in the Arcobacter aquimarinus genome:
- a CDS encoding Rid family detoxifying hydrolase — protein MKFIESDNLPLAIGPYSPAVKVNGMIYTSAQVPVTLDGTMVERDIKVQTRQVLSNLRTLLEDADSGMEKVIKVSIYLENIEDFGVVNVLFAEAFGEHKPARSTISVKSLPKNSLIMVDAIALSNDYH, from the coding sequence ATGAAATTTATTGAAAGTGATAATTTACCTTTAGCAATAGGACCTTATTCTCCTGCTGTAAAAGTAAATGGTATGATTTATACATCTGCACAAGTTCCAGTAACATTAGATGGAACAATGGTGGAAAGAGATATAAAAGTTCAAACTAGACAAGTTTTATCAAATCTTAGAACATTATTAGAAGATGCAGATAGTGGTATGGAGAAAGTAATAAAAGTTTCTATTTATTTAGAAAATATAGAAGATTTTGGAGTGGTAAATGTTTTGTTTGCTGAAGCTTTTGGTGAACATAAACCAGCACGTAGTACTATTAGTGTAAAAAGTTTGCCAAAAAATTCACTAATAATGGTTGATGCAATAGCATTATCAAATGATTACCATTAA
- the proB gene encoding glutamate 5-kinase — translation MKRLVIKVGTAVLTQDGQLALDRMENLVKLIAKLKNEKNLEVILVSSGAVGAGFTSLKLDKKILANKQALAAIGQPLLLKHYKKRFKEYNITCAQMLFIGDDFDSRKRTKNAQNVMEILLENKILPIINENDVIATEELVFGDNDQLAAHVAYHFKADMLAILSDIDGYYNKNPREFTDAELQKFVYEIKEEDLQMKHSANSEFATGGIVTKLKAANFLMQREIPMYLSSGFDLTNAYDFLFDGNHKSGTIFQVKK, via the coding sequence ATGAAAAGATTAGTAATTAAGGTAGGAACAGCTGTTTTAACTCAAGATGGACAATTAGCTCTTGATAGAATGGAAAACTTAGTAAAATTAATAGCTAAATTAAAAAATGAAAAAAATTTAGAAGTTATTTTGGTATCTTCAGGTGCTGTTGGTGCTGGATTTACTTCTTTAAAATTAGACAAAAAAATATTAGCAAACAAACAAGCATTAGCTGCGATTGGACAACCCCTATTACTTAAACATTATAAAAAAAGGTTTAAGGAGTATAATATTACTTGTGCTCAAATGCTTTTTATCGGAGATGATTTTGATTCTAGAAAAAGAACTAAAAACGCTCAAAATGTAATGGAAATTTTACTTGAGAATAAAATTCTTCCAATTATAAATGAAAATGATGTTATAGCAACAGAAGAACTTGTTTTTGGAGATAATGATCAACTTGCAGCTCATGTTGCTTACCATTTTAAAGCAGATATGTTAGCAATTTTATCAGATATCGATGGGTATTATAATAAAAATCCAAGAGAATTTACAGATGCAGAGTTACAAAAATTTGTTTATGAAATTAAAGAAGAAGATTTACAAATGAAGCATAGTGCAAATTCTGAATTTGCAACAGGTGGAATAGTTACAAAATTGAAAGCAGCTAATTTTTTAATGCAAAGAGAAATTCCTATGTATCTATCTTCAGGTTTTGATTTAACTAATGCTTATGATTTTTTATTTGATGGAAATCATAAAAGCGGAACAATTTTCCAAGTAAAAAAATAA
- the dnaG gene encoding DNA primase translates to MIKKESIENLKNHLDVVDVVSQFIELKKSGANFKACCPFHGETTPSFVVSPAKQIYHCFGCGAGGDSIKFVMEYEKLSYPETIEKLASMYNVNLDYENNSDEKKQDTKILEEVNKFYQKLFVNNNASKEYIKDRGISDFSIEKFEIGYAPASIDTINFLKSNHYNLTEAIDLGIIDTGTNGLYSRFIERITFPIYSINGKLVGFGGRTITGHNAKYVNSPQTKLFNKSRLLYGYNLAKEKIYKNKQIIVCEGYLDVIMLHQAGFNTAVATLGTALTTEHLPLLRRGEPKVILAYDGDKAGLGAAFKASVMLSQSDFEGGVVIFSDGQDPADMVKGKKIEELNNIFTNPISFIPYAIDYIISKYDINEPSQKQKALNEANDYLKSLSLLNQDEYKRYLAQKLNVRENLVKISSDKQRINDVNLSKIDIAELCIIKSILEKPKRLDLVLDIVDTSMFEFHKNEFELVLTDIENPSLNSIILNEKLENYDDERLNQELLTLVYKFYTNKLTAISYDKSLDFKQKANLIRKIKDNIYQLKQGKLVSYNL, encoded by the coding sequence ATGATAAAAAAAGAATCTATAGAAAATTTAAAAAACCATCTTGATGTAGTTGATGTTGTCTCACAATTTATAGAATTGAAAAAAAGTGGAGCAAATTTTAAAGCTTGTTGCCCTTTTCATGGAGAGACGACACCTTCTTTTGTTGTTAGTCCAGCAAAACAGATATATCATTGTTTTGGATGTGGTGCAGGAGGGGATTCTATAAAGTTTGTTATGGAATATGAAAAATTATCATATCCAGAGACAATAGAAAAACTAGCATCAATGTATAATGTTAATTTAGATTATGAAAATAATAGTGATGAAAAAAAACAAGACACGAAAATTTTGGAAGAAGTTAATAAATTTTACCAAAAGCTTTTTGTAAATAATAATGCATCAAAAGAGTATATAAAAGATAGAGGGATTTCTGATTTTTCAATAGAAAAATTTGAAATAGGATATGCTCCTGCTTCAATTGATACAATAAATTTTTTAAAATCAAATCATTACAATTTAACTGAAGCAATAGATTTAGGAATAATTGATACTGGAACAAATGGTTTATATTCAAGATTTATAGAAAGAATTACTTTTCCAATTTATTCAATAAATGGAAAACTTGTAGGTTTTGGTGGAAGAACAATAACTGGACATAATGCAAAATATGTAAATTCTCCTCAAACAAAACTTTTTAATAAATCAAGACTTTTATATGGTTATAATTTAGCTAAAGAGAAAATTTATAAAAATAAACAAATAATTGTTTGTGAAGGTTATTTAGATGTAATAATGCTTCATCAAGCAGGATTTAATACAGCAGTTGCAACACTAGGAACTGCACTTACAACGGAACACTTACCACTTTTAAGACGAGGTGAGCCAAAAGTTATACTTGCCTATGATGGAGATAAAGCGGGACTAGGAGCAGCTTTTAAAGCATCTGTAATGCTTAGTCAAAGTGATTTTGAAGGAGGAGTTGTAATTTTTAGTGATGGTCAAGACCCTGCTGATATGGTAAAAGGGAAAAAGATTGAAGAATTAAATAATATTTTTACAAATCCAATATCTTTTATTCCTTATGCAATAGATTATATTATTTCAAAATATGATATAAATGAACCTAGCCAAAAACAAAAAGCACTTAATGAAGCAAATGATTATTTAAAAAGTTTAAGTCTATTAAATCAAGATGAATATAAAAGATATTTAGCTCAAAAATTGAATGTTAGAGAAAACTTAGTAAAAATTAGTTCAGATAAACAAAGAATTAATGATGTTAATTTATCAAAAATAGATATTGCTGAACTTTGTATAATAAAATCAATACTTGAAAAACCAAAAAGATTAGATTTAGTTTTAGATATAGTTGATACTTCTATGTTTGAATTTCATAAAAATGAATTTGAATTAGTCTTAACTGATATAGAAAACCCATCATTAAATTCGATTATTTTAAATGAAAAACTTGAAAATTATGATGATGAAAGACTTAATCAAGAACTTCTTACATTGGTATATAAATTTTATACAAATAAATTAACAGCAATTTCATATGATAAAAGTCTAGATTTTAAACAAAAAGCAAATTTAATTAGAAAAATTAAAGATAATATTTATCAATTAAAGCAAGGAAAACTTGTAAGTTATAATCTATAA
- the rnc gene encoding ribonuclease III, giving the protein MSDYSKLEKCLDYQFKNKNLIIEALTHKSYKKPYNNERLEFLGDAVLNLIVGEYLYLKFPKSNEGELSKIRASLVNETGFTRLANEIKLGDYIFISTAEERNKGRTKASILSDAFEAIMGAIYLESGLEVLKPIILDLLEKSYDKINLDVLFSDYKTALQEITQAKFASIPEYKIEGSYGPDHKKEFEVSIWIDGVNYGSASGKSKKLAQQAAAKIAIEKLKED; this is encoded by the coding sequence ATGAGCGATTATTCGAAATTGGAAAAGTGTTTGGATTATCAGTTTAAAAATAAGAATCTGATAATCGAAGCACTTACCCACAAAAGTTACAAAAAACCATATAATAATGAGAGATTAGAGTTTTTAGGAGATGCTGTTTTAAACTTAATTGTTGGTGAATATTTATATCTTAAATTCCCAAAATCAAATGAAGGGGAACTATCAAAAATAAGAGCTAGTTTAGTTAATGAAACAGGTTTTACAAGACTTGCAAATGAGATAAAACTAGGTGATTATATTTTTATTTCAACTGCTGAAGAAAGAAATAAAGGAAGAACAAAAGCCTCTATCTTATCAGATGCTTTTGAAGCTATAATGGGAGCAATTTATTTAGAATCTGGTTTAGAAGTCTTAAAGCCAATAATTTTAGATTTACTTGAAAAATCTTATGACAAAATTAATCTTGATGTTCTATTTAGTGATTATAAAACTGCACTACAAGAGATAACTCAAGCAAAATTTGCTTCAATTCCAGAATATAAAATAGAAGGTTCTTATGGACCTGATCATAAAAAAGAATTTGAAGTATCAATTTGGATAGATGGTGTTAATTATGGAAGTGCAAGTGGTAAAAGTAAAAAACTTGCCCAACAAGCAGCAGCTAAAATAGCTATTGAAAAACTAAAAGAGGATTAA
- the obgE gene encoding GTPase ObgE: MFIDSARFSVTSGKGGQGCAAFRREKFVVKGGPDGGDGGKGGDVYFLVDNNTDTLSNYKGRKFFKADNGKQGLGGRMTGKSGEHLVLIVPPGTQVIDDETNEIIFDLVEVGEKVLFLEGGKGGLGNVHFKNSRNQRPTYFQPGLPGQLRKIRLELKLIADVGLVGYPNVGKSTLISVTSNASPEIANYEFTTLTPKLGVVEVGNYNSFVMADIPGIIDGASEGRGLGLEFLKHIERTKTLLFVIDVANYRTMIDQYRVLKEEVSKFSGELAKRNYAIVLSKIDGYIGENLEEDINKFIEDIGLEVSKTNEFKFEGDYPYFIQDLVYSRFDNTKPYFVLPISSLTKLNLKSLGFALYNLLEQGKDEKISN, from the coding sequence ATGTTTATAGATAGCGCTAGATTTTCAGTTACATCTGGAAAAGGTGGACAGGGATGTGCAGCATTTAGACGAGAGAAGTTTGTAGTAAAAGGTGGACCTGATGGAGGAGATGGTGGAAAAGGTGGAGATGTCTATTTTTTAGTTGACAATAACACTGATACTTTATCAAATTATAAAGGTAGAAAATTTTTCAAAGCTGATAATGGTAAACAAGGATTAGGTGGAAGAATGACTGGAAAGTCAGGTGAACATCTTGTTTTAATAGTTCCTCCTGGAACACAAGTAATTGATGATGAAACGAATGAAATTATTTTTGATTTAGTAGAGGTTGGAGAAAAAGTTTTATTTTTAGAAGGTGGAAAAGGTGGACTTGGAAATGTGCATTTTAAAAACTCAAGAAATCAAAGACCAACATATTTTCAACCAGGACTTCCAGGACAGCTTAGAAAAATTAGGCTGGAACTTAAATTGATTGCAGATGTAGGACTTGTTGGATATCCAAATGTTGGAAAATCAACTTTAATTTCAGTTACATCAAATGCATCTCCTGAAATTGCAAATTATGAGTTTACAACTTTAACTCCAAAATTAGGAGTTGTTGAAGTTGGAAATTATAACTCTTTTGTTATGGCTGATATTCCAGGAATTATTGATGGTGCAAGTGAAGGACGAGGTTTAGGATTAGAATTTTTAAAACATATTGAAAGAACAAAAACACTTTTATTTGTTATTGATGTTGCAAATTATAGAACAATGATTGATCAATATAGGGTTTTAAAAGAGGAAGTTTCAAAATTCTCAGGTGAATTAGCAAAAAGAAATTATGCAATAGTGTTAAGTAAAATAGATGGTTACATTGGTGAAAATTTAGAAGAAGATATTAATAAATTTATTGAAGATATTGGTTTAGAAGTTTCAAAAACAAATGAATTTAAATTTGAAGGTGATTATCCATATTTTATTCAAGATTTAGTTTATTCAAGATTTGATAATACTAAACCATATTTTGTTTTACCTATTTCATCTTTAACTAAACTGAATTTAAAATCACTTGGATTTGCTTTATATAATTTATTAGAACAGGGTAAAGATGAAAAGATTAGTAATTAA
- a CDS encoding AEC family transporter translates to MIEPILPIAIYLLLGYLFKLAFQDNSKQLVDFVIYFSLPAIVFSKIYPLTLDERIVGLIFMFICFILFNLLFAYFIGKAMKLNKLYLATFMIMATFGNTSFIGFSYIDAFYGQDFVVYALIYDIFGSFLLLVSIGMFIITWGSGKKNSLKSISKSIFLFPPAIMFFVTIFMKNFEIPNFIMLTSETLGSTLVPLAMIAIGMKLEVKHIFARLHIVSVAVILKMLIIPIIILIGFKYFYGIDQTWVKVTIIEVAMPPMTMATVLAIKGGLDEKIAINSLVLGVLISLVTIPIFVSYLA, encoded by the coding sequence ATGATAGAGCCTATTTTGCCAATTGCAATATATTTACTTTTAGGATATTTATTTAAGTTGGCTTTCCAAGATAATTCTAAACAATTGGTAGATTTTGTAATTTATTTTTCTCTTCCTGCTATTGTATTTTCAAAAATTTATCCCTTAACTTTAGATGAAAGAATCGTCGGCTTAATTTTTATGTTTATTTGTTTTATTTTATTTAATCTTTTATTTGCCTATTTTATTGGTAAAGCTATGAAATTGAATAAATTATACCTTGCAACTTTTATGATTATGGCAACTTTCGGAAATACATCATTTATTGGGTTCTCTTATATCGATGCGTTTTATGGACAAGACTTTGTTGTTTATGCATTGATTTATGATATATTTGGTTCTTTTTTATTGTTAGTTTCTATTGGTATGTTTATTATCACGTGGGGAAGTGGTAAAAAAAATAGTTTAAAATCAATTTCAAAATCTATTTTTTTATTTCCTCCTGCAATTATGTTTTTTGTAACTATTTTTATGAAAAATTTTGAAATACCAAATTTTATAATGTTAACATCTGAAACTCTTGGGTCAACACTAGTTCCTCTTGCTATGATTGCAATTGGAATGAAACTTGAAGTAAAACATATTTTTGCAAGATTACATATTGTATCTGTAGCAGTTATTTTAAAGATGCTTATTATTCCTATAATTATTCTTATTGGATTTAAATATTTTTATGGAATTGATCAAACTTGGGTAAAAGTAACTATAATTGAAGTTGCAATGCCACCTATGACAATGGCCACAGTCTTAGCTATAAAAGGTGGATTAGATGAAAAAATTGCAATAAATTCTTTAGTATTAGGTGTTTTAATAAGTTTAGTTACTATACCAATTTTCGTATCATATTTAGCGTAA
- the rpmA gene encoding 50S ribosomal protein L27, translating to MAHKKGQGSTQNNRDSAGRRLGVKKYGGEVVRAGNIIIRQRGTKVHLGQNVGMGKDHTIYSLIDGVVKFEIKDKKRKKVSVYAS from the coding sequence ATGGCTCACAAAAAAGGTCAGGGTAGTACACAGAATAATAGAGACTCAGCTGGTAGAAGACTTGGAGTTAAAAAATATGGTGGTGAGGTTGTAAGAGCTGGTAATATCATTATTAGACAAAGAGGTACAAAAGTACATTTAGGTCAAAATGTTGGTATGGGAAAAGATCATACAATTTATTCTTTAATTGATGGTGTAGTTAAATTTGAAATTAAAGATAAAAAAAGAAAAAAAGTTTCAGTTTACGCTTCGTAA
- a CDS encoding tetratricopeptide repeat protein, which translates to MDNIVLEYRDPLLGVILIVGLIFIISFITYSYGIYKERNARKDYRKLSLRFELGKLKEEDYVHLYKTYNLPFDSILLLASTFLHKGEYNKAISVYLTLLEHVNDRVKKEELLELLGTTYFKGGFLQRSKEIFLRILKFSPHNENALKYLLLINEKLKDFKKAKEITSSLEELNCDVSIDKIYLDSLVIINDSVLSYEKRTSLLYEIFKENKIIERVFISFLIHYNKPFFWEHIKEFDCKKCIDIMWYLNFEDIDFEKVMENKFLTELFNAKGYLNNLLHSEDFDLDILILINKHEHKIKASLDFEFICSSCKHSHPVFDTRCPHCHSILSFDVKHRLTKSFFTMNQSLQ; encoded by the coding sequence TTGGATAATATAGTTTTAGAATACAGAGATCCTTTACTTGGTGTTATTCTTATTGTTGGACTAATTTTTATCATATCTTTTATCACATACTCTTATGGGATTTACAAAGAGAGAAATGCAAGAAAAGATTACAGAAAATTATCTTTAAGATTTGAACTTGGAAAACTAAAAGAAGAAGATTATGTTCATCTTTATAAAACCTATAATCTTCCTTTTGATTCTATTCTACTTTTAGCTTCAACTTTTCTACATAAAGGTGAATATAACAAAGCTATTTCTGTTTATCTAACACTTCTTGAACATGTAAATGATAGAGTAAAAAAAGAAGAATTACTTGAACTTTTAGGAACAACATATTTCAAAGGTGGATTTTTACAAAGGTCTAAAGAAATTTTTCTAAGAATATTAAAATTCTCACCACATAATGAAAATGCGTTAAAATACCTTTTACTTATCAATGAAAAATTAAAAGATTTTAAGAAAGCAAAAGAGATAACTTCATCTTTAGAAGAGTTAAACTGTGATGTATCTATAGATAAAATATATTTAGATTCTTTAGTAATCATAAATGATTCAGTATTATCATATGAAAAAAGAACTTCTCTTTTATATGAAATTTTTAAAGAAAATAAAATTATTGAAAGAGTATTTATATCTTTTTTAATTCACTATAACAAACCATTTTTCTGGGAACATATCAAAGAGTTTGATTGCAAAAAATGTATAGATATTATGTGGTACTTAAATTTTGAAGATATAGATTTTGAAAAAGTTATGGAAAATAAGTTTTTAACTGAACTTTTTAATGCAAAAGGATATTTAAATAATCTTTTACATAGTGAAGATTTTGATTTAGATATTTTGATTTTAATAAATAAACATGAACATAAAATAAAAGCCTCATTAGATTTTGAATTTATTTGCAGTTCATGTAAACATTCTCATCCAGTATTTGATACTAGATGTCCACATTGTCATAGTATTTTAAGTTTTGATGTAAAACATAGGCTGACTAAATCATTTTTTACAATGAATCAATCTTTACAATAA
- the rplU gene encoding 50S ribosomal protein L21 yields the protein MYAIIKCGGKQYKVSEGDILDIDYTGKAAKETLEITDVLALNNGELKTGDAVANAKVEAVVVLDGTGVNRAKKVIIYKKRRRKDSKLKRGFRKSFTKIRITKIAA from the coding sequence ATGTACGCAATTATTAAGTGTGGTGGAAAACAGTATAAAGTTTCTGAGGGTGATATCTTAGATATTGATTATACTGGAAAAGCTGCTAAAGAAACTTTAGAAATTACTGATGTTTTAGCTTTAAACAACGGTGAGTTAAAAACTGGTGATGCAGTTGCAAATGCAAAAGTAGAAGCAGTTGTAGTATTAGACGGTACTGGTGTAAATAGAGCTAAAAAAGTAATCATTTACAAAAAAAGAAGAAGAAAAGATTCTAAATTAAAAAGAGGTTTTAGAAAAAGCTTCACTAAAATTAGAATTACTAAAATTGCTGCATAA
- a CDS encoding biotin--[acetyl-CoA-carboxylase] ligase: MKIIRLNEVTSTHTYLKEYISKNGFIEPICILTDYQTNGIGSRGNSWSGKKGNLFFSFAYTKNYFPNDLPIQTISIYVSYILKNCLKQLGSKIWIKWPNDFYIEDKKIGGTITNLSGNIVYCGIGINLLDVEKEFGKLDIKIEVDSVLESYFLEIEKKISWKQIFSDFKIEFQLSKKFQTTIDDQKVSLENAMLNEDGSIQVNNKKVFSLR; the protein is encoded by the coding sequence ATGAAGATTATAAGATTAAATGAAGTTACTTCTACTCATACATATTTAAAAGAGTATATTTCTAAAAATGGTTTTATCGAACCTATATGTATTTTAACTGATTATCAAACAAATGGAATTGGTAGTAGAGGTAATTCTTGGAGTGGGAAAAAGGGGAATCTTTTTTTTTCTTTTGCTTACACTAAAAATTATTTCCCTAATGATTTACCAATTCAAACTATTTCAATTTATGTTTCTTATATTTTAAAAAATTGTTTAAAACAACTAGGTTCTAAAATATGGATTAAATGGCCTAATGATTTTTATATTGAAGATAAAAAAATAGGAGGTACTATTACAAATTTATCAGGTAATATAGTTTATTGTGGAATAGGTATAAACTTACTTGATGTGGAAAAAGAGTTTGGTAAATTAGATATCAAAATAGAAGTAGATAGTGTGTTAGAAAGTTATTTCTTAGAAATAGAAAAAAAGATTTCATGGAAGCAAATATTTAGTGATTTTAAGATAGAATTTCAACTTAGCAAAAAGTTCCAAACAACCATAGACGATCAAAAAGTTTCACTCGAAAATGCGATGTTAAATGAAGATGGTTCAATACAAGTAAACAATAAAAAGGTATTTAGTTTAAGATGA
- the aroC gene encoding chorismate synthase has protein sequence MNSFGHRFRFTTFGESHGKALGCIVDGVPAGIKIDEEFIQSEMNRRKPGANKYATARKEGDVVEILSGVFEGYTTGTSISMIIFNENQKSSDYSNVKDLFRPGHADFTYFNKYGIRDYRGGGRSSARETAARVAAGAIAKLLLKELNIDVKSGICEIDGIKAENFDFENVNKSEIFALDSNVEESQKNAILEAKNSHNSVGGVALINVKNLPIGLGEPLYFKLDSQIANAMMGINAVKAVEIGDGILASRVKGYENNDQIRKSGFKTNHSGGILGGISNGDDINVKVYFKATPSIFIEQETIDIYDNEVECKLKGRHDPCVAVRGSVVAESMMALVLADMVLLNMSSKIENVKKVYTK, from the coding sequence ATGAATAGTTTTGGACATAGATTTAGATTTACAACTTTTGGTGAATCACATGGGAAAGCTCTTGGCTGTATAGTAGATGGAGTTCCAGCAGGGATTAAAATAGATGAAGAATTTATTCAAAGTGAAATGAATAGAAGAAAGCCTGGAGCTAATAAATATGCAACGGCAAGAAAAGAAGGAGATGTAGTAGAGATTCTTTCAGGAGTTTTTGAAGGATATACAACAGGAACAAGTATTTCTATGATTATTTTTAATGAAAATCAAAAATCAAGTGATTATTCAAATGTAAAAGATTTATTTCGTCCAGGTCATGCTGATTTTACGTATTTTAATAAATATGGAATTAGAGATTATAGAGGTGGAGGAAGAAGTAGTGCAAGAGAAACAGCAGCTAGAGTTGCAGCTGGAGCTATTGCAAAACTTCTTTTAAAAGAATTAAATATCGATGTAAAAAGTGGAATTTGTGAAATTGATGGAATAAAAGCAGAAAATTTTGATTTTGAAAATGTAAATAAATCGGAAATTTTTGCACTTGATTCTAATGTAGAAGAATCTCAAAAAAATGCAATATTAGAAGCAAAAAATTCACATAACAGTGTTGGTGGAGTTGCATTAATAAATGTAAAAAATCTTCCTATTGGACTTGGAGAACCATTATATTTCAAACTTGATTCTCAAATTGCAAATGCAATGATGGGAATAAATGCAGTAAAAGCAGTTGAAATTGGAGATGGAATTTTGGCTTCAAGAGTAAAAGGTTATGAAAATAATGACCAAATAAGAAAATCAGGATTTAAAACAAATCATAGTGGTGGAATTCTTGGTGGTATTTCAAATGGCGATGATATAAATGTAAAAGTTTATTTTAAAGCAACTCCTTCTATATTTATAGAACAAGAAACAATTGATATTTATGATAATGAAGTAGAATGTAAGCTAAAGGGAAGACATGACCCTTGTGTTGCAGTTAGAGGAAGTGTCGTGGCTGAATCTATG
- a CDS encoding ParA family protein, with protein sequence MTEIISIANQKGGVGKTTTAVNLSAALALEGKKVLLIDADPQANATTSLGFHRDTYEYNIYHVMLGTKELSEIILDSEIENLKVAPSNIGLVGIEKEFYKNTKERELVLKRKIDPIKKDYDYIIIDSPPALGPITINTLSASTSVLIPIQCEFFALEGLAQLLNTIKLVKQTINQSLQIRGFLPTMYSAQNNLSKQVFADLAQHFENKLFKIDENSYVVIPRNVKLAESPSFGKPIMLYDTNSSGTKAYTNLARAIAG encoded by the coding sequence ATGACAGAAATTATTTCAATAGCTAATCAAAAAGGTGGAGTGGGTAAAACTACTACTGCTGTAAACTTAAGTGCTGCTCTTGCATTAGAAGGTAAAAAAGTATTATTAATAGATGCAGATCCACAAGCAAATGCAACTACATCTTTGGGATTTCATAGAGACACTTATGAATACAATATTTATCATGTAATGTTAGGAACAAAAGAATTAAGCGAAATTATTTTAGATTCAGAAATAGAGAATTTAAAAGTTGCACCTTCTAATATTGGTTTAGTAGGAATAGAAAAAGAGTTTTATAAAAATACAAAAGAAAGAGAATTAGTTTTAAAAAGAAAAATTGATCCAATTAAAAAAGATTATGATTATATAATAATCGACTCACCTCCTGCGCTTGGACCAATTACAATAAATACTTTAAGTGCTTCAACTTCGGTATTAATTCCTATTCAATGTGAGTTTTTTGCTCTAGAAGGTTTGGCACAGTTATTAAATACTATTAAACTAGTAAAACAAACAATAAATCAATCTTTACAAATAAGAGGTTTTTTACCTACAATGTATAGTGCGCAAAATAATCTTTCAAAACAGGTTTTTGCAGATTTAGCTCAACATTTTGAAAATAAATTATTCAAAATTGATGAAAATTCATATGTTGTTATTCCAAGAAATGTTAAATTAGCAGAAAGTCCAAGTTTTGGTAAACCAATTATGCTTTATGATACAAATTCAAGTGGTACAAAAGCTTATACAAATTTAGCAAGAGCAATTGCTGGTTAA
- the fmt gene encoding methionyl-tRNA formyltransferase, which translates to MSKRILFMGTPDYATTIFKELLDSNYEVVGLFTQPDKPVGRKQILTPPHIKQFCIDEKINLPIYQPLKLKNNEEAKKQIEDLKPDFIIVAAYGQILPKEILDIAPCINLHASLLPKYRGASPIQESLLNDDKFTGVTSMLMEEGLDSGDILALQYLKITHNMEVLEAFEKLSQIAAKLTILTLDNFENIKPLKQNESDVSFCKKIKKEDGLVNFLNAKKLYLKYKAYSFWPGIFLESELKLKDIELIEENSNNNLGIILEINKDFIVIGCKKGSLKIKTLQAPSKKAINAVDYVRGQRLEVGSVLI; encoded by the coding sequence ATGAGTAAAAGAATTTTATTTATGGGAACTCCAGATTATGCAACAACTATTTTTAAAGAGTTGTTAGATAGTAATTATGAAGTTGTAGGATTATTTACTCAACCTGATAAACCAGTTGGAAGGAAACAGATTTTAACTCCTCCTCATATAAAACAGTTTTGTATAGATGAAAAAATTAATTTACCAATTTATCAACCATTAAAGTTAAAAAATAATGAAGAAGCTAAAAAACAAATAGAAGATTTGAAACCTGATTTTATAATTGTTGCTGCTTATGGTCAAATCTTACCCAAAGAAATTTTAGATATCGCACCTTGCATAAATCTTCATGCTTCTTTATTGCCAAAATATAGAGGAGCTAGTCCTATCCAAGAATCACTTTTAAATGATGATAAGTTTACAGGTGTTACTTCTATGCTTATGGAAGAAGGGCTTGATAGTGGAGATATATTAGCACTTCAATATTTGAAAATTACACATAATATGGAAGTTTTAGAAGCTTTTGAAAAATTATCACAGATTGCTGCAAAACTTACCATTTTAACATTGGATAATTTTGAAAATATAAAACCTCTAAAACAAAATGAATCAGATGTTAGTTTTTGTAAAAAAATTAAAAAAGAAGATGGTTTAGTAAATTTTTTAAATGCAAAAAAATTATATTTAAAGTATAAAGCTTACTCTTTTTGGCCTGGTATTTTTTTAGAATCAGAATTAAAATTAAAAGATATAGAGTTAATTGAAGAAAATTCAAATAATAACCTGGGAATAATTTTAGAAATAAACAAAGACTTTATAGTTATTGGATGTAAAAAAGGAAGTTTAAAAATCAAAACTTTACAAGCTCCATCTAAAAAAGCAATAAATGCAGTTGATTATGTGCGAGGTCAAAGATTAGAAGTTGGAAGTGTTTTAATTTAG